One part of the Roseomonas gilardii genome encodes these proteins:
- a CDS encoding MFS transporter yields MSSGRTGSARSARGLDLLNFFVANIQTGFGPFIAVYLSAQAWTEFEIGMALSVGTFTAMVSQLPAGALVDATPRKKLAALVAILCMPVSALLLVAVEPRQLPVMLSEVLHGIASCVLAPAIAAISLALVGRAALGERLGRNARFAAIGNGAAAGLLGLAGTYISSAAVFWLTAALAIPSLIALAMIRQADLVTVVQREQASKGQSGLLTLLRNRGVLIFSGCCLLFTLANAAMLPLAGSEVARNTGDEANLIIAACIVAPQLVVAAISPWIGRLAERRGRRVALMIGFAALPLRGLLLALVSDPKVLILVQALDGISAASLGVLLPLLSADLTRGTNRFNLCMGIFGLAVGIGGTLSTTVAGATATWFGSGAAFGLLALVGLLSFLLVAFVMPETREGDSEQRIRTPAAPDKKPLNPHPAKGRGAEVVRNGGRRVGRPASR; encoded by the coding sequence ATGTCATCCGGCCGTACCGGGTCGGCGCGCAGCGCGCGCGGGCTCGACCTGCTCAATTTCTTCGTCGCGAACATCCAGACGGGCTTCGGTCCCTTCATCGCCGTCTATCTGAGCGCCCAGGCCTGGACCGAGTTCGAGATCGGCATGGCGCTCAGCGTCGGCACCTTCACGGCCATGGTCAGCCAGCTTCCCGCCGGGGCGTTGGTGGATGCCACGCCGCGCAAGAAGCTGGCGGCGCTGGTTGCCATCCTCTGCATGCCCGTCAGCGCCCTGCTGCTGGTGGCGGTGGAGCCGCGCCAGCTTCCGGTGATGCTGTCCGAGGTGCTCCACGGCATCGCGAGCTGCGTGCTCGCGCCCGCCATCGCGGCCATCAGCCTGGCGCTGGTCGGGCGCGCGGCGCTGGGGGAGCGGCTGGGGCGCAACGCGCGCTTCGCCGCCATCGGCAATGGCGCGGCCGCCGGGCTGCTGGGGCTGGCGGGAACCTACATCTCCAGCGCGGCGGTCTTCTGGCTGACGGCGGCCCTGGCCATTCCCAGCCTGATCGCCCTGGCCATGATCCGGCAGGCCGACCTCGTCACCGTGGTGCAGCGGGAACAGGCCTCGAAGGGGCAGAGCGGCCTGCTGACGTTGCTCCGCAACCGCGGCGTCCTGATCTTCTCCGGCTGCTGCCTGCTCTTCACCCTGGCGAATGCCGCCATGCTGCCGCTGGCCGGGTCCGAGGTGGCGCGCAATACCGGCGACGAGGCCAACCTCATCATCGCCGCCTGCATCGTCGCGCCGCAGCTCGTGGTGGCGGCGATCTCGCCCTGGATCGGGCGGCTGGCGGAGCGGCGCGGCCGGCGCGTGGCGCTGATGATCGGCTTCGCCGCCCTGCCGCTGCGCGGTCTGCTCCTCGCCCTCGTTTCCGACCCCAAGGTCCTGATCCTGGTCCAGGCCCTGGACGGCATCAGCGCCGCATCGCTGGGCGTGCTGCTGCCGTTGCTCTCGGCGGATCTGACGCGGGGGACGAACCGCTTCAACCTGTGCATGGGCATCTTCGGCCTGGCGGTGGGCATCGGCGGAACGCTCAGCACGACGGTGGCGGGCGCGACCGCGACCTGGTTCGGCTCCGGCGCCGCCTTCGGCCTCCTGGCCCTGGTCGGGCTGCTGTCCTTCCTGCTGGTGGCCTTCGTGATGCCGGAAACCCGGGAGGGGGATAGCGAGCAACGGATTCGCACGCCGGCCGCCCCGGACAAGAAGCCACTCAACCCCCATCCTGCGAAGGGGCGTGGCGCGGAAGTCGTGCGGAATGGCGGAAGGCGGGTTGGGAGACCGGCGAGCCGATAG
- a CDS encoding zeta toxin family protein, translating to MQPQATSAVGAGWAGAGSGGDGGGQADPAPGGSGGGGQTPPEQFSAADFFAGANDPNATPESVLAGFPPDTAQKIADVRSRLEGEEQTINRYKKNGAWTPERSKLHEQIISRFITPELLEAAKPPKGQKPTFTILGGRGGSGKSWFKGQVYDPAKCVCLDADEIKGMLSEYEGWNAAVVHEESGELFDHITDLAQQLGLNIVHDATMKTPKKAVALVQHFKDSGYRVEAHYMHLPRQEAARRAVERFLKGGSTGRFVPPEVVLGNTQNEQGFDQVKGLADAWSFRDNGAAKGSGPTLISEKADETHSRQSGLSGRPGAQAQPGDGGAPAPGASPGGKAKAQDEFHKGTSPEGYAKAGTGRIVVPRSHPRK from the coding sequence ATGCAGCCGCAGGCCACGTCGGCTGTCGGCGCCGGTTGGGCGGGGGCGGGGTCGGGTGGCGATGGCGGCGGCCAGGCCGATCCCGCGCCGGGTGGTTCGGGCGGCGGCGGACAGACGCCGCCGGAGCAGTTCAGCGCGGCGGATTTCTTTGCCGGGGCCAACGATCCGAATGCCACGCCGGAATCGGTGCTGGCAGGGTTCCCACCGGACACCGCGCAGAAAATCGCGGACGTGCGTTCCCGCCTCGAAGGCGAGGAGCAGACGATCAACCGGTACAAGAAGAACGGAGCCTGGACGCCGGAGCGGTCAAAGCTGCACGAGCAGATCATCAGCCGCTTCATCACGCCGGAGCTGCTGGAGGCCGCAAAACCGCCCAAGGGTCAGAAGCCGACCTTCACGATCCTGGGCGGTCGCGGCGGATCGGGAAAGAGCTGGTTCAAGGGCCAGGTCTACGATCCCGCCAAATGCGTTTGCCTCGATGCCGATGAAATCAAGGGGATGCTGTCCGAATACGAAGGCTGGAACGCCGCGGTCGTGCACGAGGAATCCGGTGAGCTTTTCGACCATATCACTGATCTGGCGCAACAGCTTGGGCTGAACATCGTGCACGACGCCACGATGAAGACGCCCAAGAAGGCGGTGGCGCTGGTGCAGCACTTCAAGGATTCGGGCTATCGCGTCGAGGCGCACTATATGCACCTTCCCAGACAGGAGGCAGCCAGGCGCGCCGTCGAGCGTTTCCTGAAGGGGGGCAGCACGGGCCGCTTCGTGCCTCCCGAGGTCGTGCTGGGCAATACGCAGAACGAACAGGGCTTCGACCAGGTGAAGGGCCTTGCGGATGCTTGGTCTTTCCGGGACAATGGCGCTGCCAAAGGCTCCGGTCCTACCCTCATCTCGGAGAAGGCAGATGAAACTCACTCCCGACAATCTGGACTATCAGGACGCCCGGGTGCCCAGGCGCAACCCGGCGATGGCGGTGCCCCAGCACCTGGCGCAAGCCCTGGAGGCAAAGCAAAAGCCCAAGACGAGTTCCACAAAGGCACCTCGCCAGAAGGCTACGCGAAAGCTGGAACAGGTCGGATAGTCGTCCCGCGGAGCCACCCACGGAAGTGA
- a CDS encoding LysR family transcriptional regulator, with translation MTLEQLRVFVAVAERQHVTRAAEALHIAQSAASAAVATLEARHGVRLFDRLGRGITLTEAGRLFLAEARAVLARAEAAERVLAELGGLERGVLTVQASQTIASYWLPRHLVAFRRAYPGIEIRLGIGNTAQVAAAVHDGLAELGFVEGRVEDPVLASRDVATDQLVLVVAPGHPWTGALPGDLAGLVAEGEWVLREPGSGTRSAFEALLTGAGLRERLRVALELPSNEAVRAAVEAGMGATVISASVAAPSLEAGLLQQLPFPLPERAYHVLSHRERRYSGAARRLLDLVTGAVPLAGRSPAGTLTG, from the coding sequence ATGACGCTGGAGCAGCTGCGTGTCTTCGTGGCCGTGGCCGAGCGCCAGCATGTCACCCGGGCGGCGGAGGCGCTGCACATCGCCCAGTCGGCCGCCAGCGCGGCGGTGGCGACGCTGGAGGCGCGCCATGGGGTGCGGCTCTTCGACCGGCTGGGGCGCGGCATCACGCTGACGGAGGCGGGACGGCTCTTCCTGGCGGAGGCCCGTGCCGTGCTGGCCCGGGCCGAGGCGGCGGAACGTGTCCTGGCGGAGCTGGGAGGGCTGGAGCGGGGCGTGCTGACCGTGCAGGCGAGCCAGACCATCGCCAGCTATTGGCTGCCGCGCCATCTCGTGGCCTTCCGGCGCGCCTATCCGGGCATCGAGATCCGGCTGGGGATCGGCAACACGGCGCAGGTGGCTGCGGCGGTGCATGACGGGCTGGCGGAGCTGGGCTTCGTCGAGGGCCGCGTGGAGGACCCGGTGCTCGCCAGCCGCGACGTGGCCACCGACCAGCTGGTGCTGGTGGTGGCGCCCGGACATCCCTGGACGGGCGCCTTGCCGGGGGATCTGGCCGGTCTTGTGGCGGAGGGGGAATGGGTGTTGCGCGAACCCGGTTCCGGCACCCGTTCGGCCTTCGAGGCCCTGCTGACCGGGGCCGGCCTGCGGGAGCGCCTGCGCGTGGCGCTGGAACTGCCGTCCAACGAGGCGGTCCGGGCGGCGGTCGAGGCGGGCATGGGCGCGACGGTGATCTCCGCCTCGGTGGCGGCGCCCAGCCTGGAGGCCGGCCTGCTGCAACAATTGCCCTTCCCCCTGCCGGAACGCGCCTATCACGTCCTGAGCCATCGGGAGCGGCGCTACAGCGGTGCGGCGCGCAGACTGTTGGATCTCGTGACCGGGGCGGTGCCCCTGGCCGGGAGAAGTCCCGCCGGAACCCTGACGGGGTGA
- the ahcY gene encoding adenosylhomocysteinase, protein MPDTNVPATDYKVRDITLADWGRKELAMAEDEMPGLMALRREFGAEQPLKGARISGCLHMTVQTAVLIETLTALGAEVRWSSCNIFSTQDHAAAAIAATGVPVFAVKGETLEEYWDYVYRTLDWNGDVPNMLLDDGGDMTLLVHYGLRAEKGDTAFLDKAANEEETVFFALIKKLVAEKPGWFAKLAASIKGVSEETTTGVHRLYTMAKEGKLLFPAINVNDSVTKSKFDNLYGCRESLVDGIRRGTDVMMAGKIACIAGYGDVGKGSAASLRNAGCRVMVTEVDPICALQAAMEGYEVVTMEDAAPRADIFVTATGNVDVITIDHMRAMKHRAIVCNIGHFDSEIQVAALKNLKWSNVKPQVDEITFPDGKAITLLSEGRLVNLGNATGHPSFVMSASFTNQTLAQIELWTNGAKYEKQVYTLPKHLDEKVAALHLEKVGAKLTVLSQQQADYIGVPQAGPFKAEQYRY, encoded by the coding sequence ATGCCCGATACCAACGTGCCCGCCACCGACTACAAGGTCCGCGACATCACCCTGGCCGACTGGGGCCGCAAGGAACTCGCGATGGCCGAGGACGAGATGCCCGGCCTGATGGCGCTGCGCCGCGAATTCGGGGCCGAGCAGCCGCTGAAGGGCGCCCGCATCTCCGGCTGCCTGCACATGACGGTGCAGACCGCCGTGCTGATCGAGACGCTGACCGCGCTCGGCGCCGAGGTCCGCTGGTCCTCCTGCAACATCTTCTCCACCCAGGACCATGCCGCGGCCGCCATCGCCGCCACCGGCGTGCCCGTCTTCGCCGTGAAGGGCGAGACGCTGGAGGAGTACTGGGACTACGTGTACCGCACGCTCGACTGGAATGGCGACGTGCCGAACATGCTGCTGGACGATGGCGGCGACATGACGCTGCTGGTCCATTACGGCCTGCGCGCCGAGAAGGGCGACACCGCCTTCCTCGACAAGGCGGCCAACGAGGAGGAGACCGTCTTCTTCGCGCTGATCAAGAAGCTGGTCGCCGAGAAGCCGGGCTGGTTCGCCAAGCTCGCCGCCTCGATCAAGGGCGTCTCCGAGGAGACGACGACGGGCGTGCATCGCCTCTACACCATGGCCAAGGAAGGCAAGCTGCTCTTCCCCGCCATCAACGTGAACGACAGCGTCACCAAGTCGAAGTTCGACAACCTCTACGGCTGCCGTGAGTCGCTGGTGGACGGCATCCGCCGCGGCACCGACGTGATGATGGCCGGCAAGATCGCCTGCATCGCCGGCTATGGCGACGTGGGCAAGGGCTCGGCCGCCTCGCTGCGCAACGCCGGCTGCCGCGTCATGGTCACCGAGGTCGACCCGATCTGCGCGCTGCAGGCGGCGATGGAAGGCTACGAGGTGGTGACGATGGAGGATGCCGCGCCGCGCGCCGACATCTTCGTCACCGCCACGGGCAATGTGGACGTGATCACCATCGACCACATGCGCGCGATGAAGCACCGCGCCATCGTGTGCAACATCGGCCACTTCGACAGCGAGATCCAGGTCGCCGCGCTGAAGAACCTGAAGTGGAGCAACGTGAAGCCGCAGGTGGACGAGATCACCTTCCCGGACGGCAAGGCGATCACGCTGCTTTCCGAAGGCCGCCTCGTGAACCTCGGCAACGCCACCGGCCATCCGAGCTTCGTGATGAGCGCCTCCTTCACCAACCAGACGCTCGCCCAGATCGAGCTCTGGACCAATGGCGCGAAGTACGAGAAGCAGGTCTACACCCTGCCGAAGCATCTCGACGAGAAGGTGGCGGCCCTGCACCTGGAGAAGGTCGGCGCGAAGCTGACGGTGCTGAGCCAGCAGCAGGCCGACTATATCGGCGTGCCGCAGGCCGGCCCCTTCAAGGCCGAGCAGTACCGCTACTGA
- the ptsP gene encoding phosphoenolpyruvate--protein phosphotransferase → MKTDKTEARPAEPRAEARPEAKSGEVKRAGRRTREVTLEGLPIAPGVAIGPAYDTSEPPAETPRRAIQPAEVEEEKARLTTAAATSRKQVGKLKKRLSVLPEEAQEELEPLLDAYAMMLGESRLLRGARKRIEAGLLSAETAVADEAEAIAAAILAAKDDDKPGLRRRAGEVREIARRLTRNLTQTGFRSFKDVPAGSILVAQELTPADAALIDPSRIAGVATEEGGADGHTAIMLRALGIPSVLGCEGLTEAARRDDLCVLDGGAGTVVIRPNEKSLALGREALAGYARERTRLNKLRRLPSVTTDGEEVDLQANMEIPAELPLIAGAGAHGIGLLRTEFLFMNRDVPPDEEAHFEAYRQIVESIAGDGVTIRVLDWGGEKDMEALAQTIDFAQGGANPALGLRGIRMLLRRPEILEVQFAAILRVAALGPVRVLLPMVTVPQEVRQAREIYERVAKRLRRRGNIALPDKLPPLGAMIETPGAALAADAIALEADFFAIGTNDLAMYTLAVDRAEAEVSHLYDPLHPAVLRLIQFSTEAALRLRMPVSVCGEMAGNPRLVPLLLGLGLRSLSMNASAVPRVKQAVRALNIDDCARFARRVMEQSDPGRIQELVLNFEEGADWRS, encoded by the coding sequence ATGAAGACTGACAAGACCGAGGCCAGGCCCGCGGAACCCCGCGCCGAAGCCAGGCCCGAAGCCAAGTCCGGCGAGGTGAAGCGCGCCGGCCGCCGCACGCGGGAGGTCACGCTGGAAGGCCTGCCGATCGCGCCGGGCGTGGCGATCGGACCTGCCTACGACACCTCCGAACCGCCCGCCGAAACGCCCCGCCGCGCCATCCAGCCCGCCGAGGTCGAGGAGGAGAAGGCCCGCCTCACCACGGCGGCGGCGACCTCCCGCAAGCAGGTCGGCAAGCTCAAGAAGCGCCTCTCCGTCCTGCCGGAAGAGGCACAGGAGGAGCTGGAGCCGCTGCTCGACGCCTATGCGATGATGCTGGGCGAATCCCGCCTGCTGCGCGGCGCCCGCAAGCGCATCGAGGCCGGCCTGCTGTCCGCGGAAACGGCGGTGGCCGACGAGGCGGAAGCCATCGCCGCCGCCATCCTGGCCGCCAAGGACGACGACAAGCCAGGCCTGCGCCGCCGCGCGGGCGAGGTGCGGGAGATCGCCCGCCGCCTGACCCGCAACCTGACGCAGACCGGCTTCCGCTCCTTCAAAGACGTGCCCGCCGGCTCCATCCTGGTGGCGCAGGAGCTGACCCCCGCCGACGCGGCGCTGATCGACCCCTCCCGCATCGCCGGCGTGGCCACCGAGGAAGGCGGCGCCGACGGCCACACCGCCATCATGCTGCGCGCCCTGGGCATCCCTTCCGTGCTGGGCTGCGAGGGGCTGACCGAGGCGGCGCGGCGCGACGACCTCTGCGTGCTGGATGGCGGCGCCGGCACGGTGGTGATCCGCCCCAACGAGAAGTCCCTCGCCCTGGGGCGCGAGGCCCTGGCCGGCTATGCGCGCGAGCGCACCCGGCTGAACAAGCTGCGCCGCCTGCCCTCCGTCACCACGGATGGGGAGGAGGTGGACCTCCAGGCCAACATGGAGATCCCGGCCGAGCTGCCGCTGATCGCCGGCGCCGGCGCGCATGGCATCGGCCTGCTGCGCACCGAGTTCCTCTTCATGAACCGCGACGTGCCGCCCGACGAGGAGGCGCATTTCGAGGCCTATCGCCAGATCGTCGAAAGCATCGCGGGCGACGGCGTGACCATCCGCGTCCTCGACTGGGGCGGCGAGAAGGACATGGAGGCCCTCGCCCAGACCATCGACTTCGCCCAGGGCGGCGCCAACCCGGCGCTCGGCCTGCGCGGCATCCGCATGCTGCTGCGTCGGCCGGAGATCCTGGAGGTACAGTTCGCCGCCATCCTGCGCGTCGCCGCGCTCGGCCCGGTGCGCGTCCTGCTGCCCATGGTCACCGTGCCGCAGGAGGTCCGCCAGGCCCGCGAGATCTACGAGCGCGTGGCCAAGCGCCTGCGCCGCCGCGGCAACATCGCCCTGCCCGACAAGCTGCCGCCGCTGGGCGCGATGATCGAGACGCCGGGCGCCGCCCTGGCCGCCGATGCCATCGCGCTGGAGGCCGATTTCTTCGCCATCGGCACCAACGACCTCGCCATGTACACCCTGGCGGTGGACCGGGCGGAGGCGGAGGTTTCCCATCTCTACGACCCGCTCCACCCGGCGGTGCTGCGGCTGATCCAGTTCTCCACCGAGGCGGCGCTGCGGCTGCGGATGCCCGTCTCCGTCTGCGGCGAGATGGCGGGGAATCCCCGGCTGGTGCCGCTGCTGCTCGGCCTCGGCCTGCGGAGCCTTTCGATGAACGCCTCCGCCGTGCCGCGGGTGAAGCAGGCCGTGCGGGCGCTGAACATCGACGACTGCGCCCGCTTCGCCCGCCGGGTCATGGAGCAGTCGGACCCGGGCCGCATCCAGGAGCTGGTGCTGAACTTCGAGGAAGGCGCCGACTGGCGGAGCTGA
- a CDS encoding HPr family phosphocarrier protein: MSTETVQPGTPVLRRKVTVVNTRGLHARAAAKLVTLAERYSACLNIVHDGQSVPACSIMGLMMLGAGKGSTITVEAEGWDAREALDGVAGLIEAGFHED, encoded by the coding sequence ATGAGCACCGAAACCGTCCAGCCCGGAACGCCGGTGCTGCGGCGCAAGGTCACCGTGGTCAACACGCGCGGCCTGCACGCCCGCGCGGCCGCGAAGCTGGTGACGCTGGCGGAGCGCTACTCCGCCTGCCTGAACATCGTCCATGACGGCCAGAGCGTCCCGGCCTGCTCCATCATGGGCCTGATGATGCTGGGGGCCGGCAAGGGAAGCACGATCACGGTCGAGGCCGAGGGCTGGGATGCCCGCGAGGCCCTGGACGGGGTCGCCGGCCTGATCGAGGCCGGCTTCCATGAAGACTGA
- a CDS encoding PTS sugar transporter subunit IIA — translation MIGMVLVTHGRLAEELRLAMEHVMGPQKNVACLCIGPEDNAENRREELRARVAEVRQGDGIVVLTDMYGGTPANLATSMLEEGDVEVVAGVNLPLLVKLAKLRGVEPMHQAVQHAVTAARKYLGTVAELRGTLPYAARSEEGTAQGTAQGTAQGIPHAAQGGSR, via the coding sequence ATGATTGGAATGGTACTGGTCACCCATGGGCGCCTGGCCGAGGAACTTCGCCTCGCCATGGAGCATGTCATGGGCCCGCAGAAGAACGTCGCCTGCCTGTGCATCGGGCCGGAGGACAATGCCGAGAACCGCCGCGAGGAGCTGCGCGCCCGCGTGGCCGAGGTGCGGCAGGGCGACGGCATCGTGGTGCTGACCGACATGTATGGCGGCACCCCCGCCAACCTCGCCACCTCCATGCTGGAGGAAGGCGACGTGGAAGTGGTGGCCGGCGTCAACCTGCCCCTGCTGGTCAAGCTCGCCAAGCTGCGGGGCGTGGAACCGATGCACCAGGCGGTGCAACATGCCGTCACGGCCGCGCGCAAGTATCTCGGCACGGTGGCCGAGTTGCGCGGGACCCTGCCCTACGCCGCCAGAAGCGAGGAAGGGACGGCCCAGGGGACAGCTCAGGGGACCGCTCAAGGGATACCCCACGCCGCGCAGGGAGGAAGCCGATGA
- the rapZ gene encoding RNase adapter RapZ produces MSVPRPVVIVTGLSGAGKASILRVLEDLGHETVDNPPLSVLGSLLTDGGETPGSPPLAVGVDTRSRGFDAHILSAGLQALRHRPDMDLQIVFAAADADTLMHRYSETRRRHPLAPEGSAAEGIAREAELLAPLRDAADWVVDTTGLPLPDLRRMVEARFRPDRAPGMSVSVKSFGFPKGLPRDADLVFDLRFLRNPHYDPILRPMTGRDAPVAAFIEADPDFAPFWTHLTGLLDPLLPRYQAEGKKYLSIALGCTGGKHRSVLTAERLAAHLARQGWRVDLSHRELRLTVEPAAPSPGPEARVFSP; encoded by the coding sequence ATGAGCGTCCCGCGTCCGGTCGTCATCGTCACCGGCCTGTCCGGAGCCGGCAAGGCCTCCATCCTCCGCGTGCTGGAGGATCTGGGTCACGAAACCGTGGACAACCCGCCCCTCTCCGTGCTGGGCAGCCTGCTCACCGATGGCGGCGAGACTCCCGGCAGTCCCCCCCTGGCGGTGGGCGTGGACACGCGCAGCCGCGGCTTCGACGCCCATATCCTGTCCGCCGGGCTGCAGGCCCTGCGCCACCGGCCGGACATGGACCTGCAGATCGTCTTCGCCGCCGCCGATGCCGACACGCTGATGCACCGCTATTCCGAGACGCGGCGGCGCCACCCCCTGGCCCCCGAGGGCAGCGCCGCCGAGGGCATCGCGCGGGAGGCGGAGCTGCTGGCCCCCCTGCGCGACGCAGCGGACTGGGTGGTGGACACCACCGGCCTGCCCCTGCCCGACCTCCGGCGGATGGTGGAGGCCCGCTTCCGCCCCGACCGGGCGCCGGGCATGTCGGTCTCGGTGAAGTCCTTCGGCTTCCCCAAGGGCCTGCCGCGGGACGCGGATCTGGTTTTCGATCTGCGCTTCCTGCGAAACCCGCACTACGACCCCATATTGCGCCCCATGACAGGGAGAGACGCCCCCGTGGCGGCCTTCATCGAGGCCGACCCGGATTTTGCCCCGTTCTGGACCCACCTGACCGGGCTGCTGGACCCGCTGCTGCCGCGCTATCAGGCCGAGGGCAAGAAGTACCTCTCCATCGCGCTCGGCTGCACGGGCGGCAAGCACCGTTCGGTGCTGACCGCCGAGCGGCTGGCCGCCCATCTGGCCCGCCAGGGATGGCGGGTCGATCTTTCGCATCGCGAACTGCGCCTGACGGTCGAGCCCGCCGCGCCTTCGCCGGGGCCGGAGGCCCGAGTGTTCTCGCCATGA
- a CDS encoding HPr kinase/phosphorylase — protein MDENGEWRLQHGGCAAYRSMGVLLLGPPGAGKSDLLLRLLDREGWKLVADDQVLLRHHDGALLAQAPPALKGMLEVRGLGVLEGFETLDQVTVALAVACVPRPRVPRLPLPQLWRPAGPSAAAVPPGGAVPLVALHPFDASAPRKVELGLLAARGLLSCHAGAFAPPPSPGAA, from the coding sequence ATGGACGAGAACGGGGAGTGGCGGCTCCAGCACGGCGGCTGCGCCGCCTACCGGAGTATGGGGGTCCTCCTGCTCGGCCCGCCCGGGGCCGGGAAGTCGGACCTTCTCCTGCGGCTCCTGGACCGGGAAGGATGGAAGCTGGTCGCCGACGACCAGGTTCTGCTGCGTCACCATGACGGTGCCCTGCTCGCCCAGGCGCCGCCCGCCCTGAAGGGCATGCTGGAGGTTCGTGGGCTGGGTGTGCTGGAAGGCTTCGAAACATTGGACCAGGTGACGGTCGCCCTCGCGGTGGCCTGCGTCCCGCGCCCGCGGGTGCCGCGGCTGCCGCTCCCGCAGCTCTGGAGGCCGGCCGGCCCCTCCGCCGCGGCCGTCCCGCCCGGCGGCGCGGTGCCCCTGGTGGCGCTGCATCCCTTCGACGCCTCGGCGCCCCGCAAGGTGGAACTCGGCCTGCTCGCCGCCCGGGGCCTGCTGTCCTGCCATGCCGGGGCCTTCGCCCCCCCGCCGTCTCCCGGGGCCGCATGA